From the Thunnus albacares chromosome 24, fThuAlb1.1, whole genome shotgun sequence genome, one window contains:
- the LOC122976173 gene encoding zinc finger protein 16-like: MPIYLLKKTKEEEDHATDDLYDQCIESMQNVCKICHKQCRNLLIHLQKSKTCQIHFDMDSLRKQAREKLKSKHSEAQANYRRRQLLQDPIAFRRKHAMEQAATNQKNIRKDPVGTRAKHARVQAASRQRQIEEDPVGTRAKHARVQAARATRQKFLTTFQEVPFQEAPSLTSSVIYPSQNSDSLANEVTAQQSTDSVLRDAESESLHRERIQMRPATSRNNMECIVCEDDKNIDIESPHETSQAKADDSTSSDSDDEDEPHSKPAGMCPNDLEWEKADDSTSSDTDDEDETYSKPPDVRDDPEYNSESDSGSDSSATNCSSDSSNNPLSKITPKTLPKLDSSVCSTCGRGPFRSLKLHLRHCSRVMIKYQCSLCKTLLPTETSLKQHYMSLYSCEICGQVFFDENLYDDHQCPKGRNLPFVFFCSESMPKECKRCSAFFTCEKTLLNHVTRFHASVVSSKFRVITNPFALTNKKLLLPRVTSTAAQSATSSSGRILVYSTATCQNPNAVRQVVNVKLSVGQTYAGSLSTVVKSSPSSHTTSSSHTSIPQAQICMTSAAAPVRSGQPTNQPSCLSAPLFLPPSATDSTPATPVAHPASPPIPTIMALFENDSRNVALMKRMNTDWRSKASYPCRQCGAILRQPSYIISHRYLHRGHRSHRCKCGRAFKHQLHLLRHCVQHAEAMSYICVSCGESFTGAKLLAEHMEGKSRKKSNSSGKCKIPFTCDCGQLFFRPSAYIWHQLKNKTKTKQWKKPLK, translated from the coding sequence ATGCCTATATATTTACTCAAGAAaacaaaggaggaagaggaccaCGCAACAGATGATCTATATGATCAGTGTATTGAAAGTATGCAGAATGTGTGCAAGATCTGTCACAAGCAGTGTAGAAATTTGCTAATACACTTGCAGAAATCTAAAACGTGCCAAATCCATTTTGACATGGATTCTTTACGAAAACAAGCCAGGGAAAAACTAAAATCAAAACATTCTGAAGCTCAGGCTAATTATAGGCGACGGCAGTTACTGCAAGATCCGATTGCATTTAGACGAAAACATGCTATGGAGCAGGCTGCTACCAACCAAAAGAATATTAGAAAAGACCCTGTAGGAACGAGAGCCAAACATGCTAGAGTGCAGGCAGCTagcagacaaagacaaataGAAGAAGATCCCGTAGGAACAAGAGCCAAACATGCCAGAGTGCAGGCAGCTCGTGCTACAAGACAAAAATTTCTCACAACATTTCAAGAAGTGCCATTTCAAGAAGCTCCCTCTTTGACTTCTTCAGTCATATATCCGAGTCAGAACAGTGACAGCCTTGCTAATGAGGTGACTGCACAGCAAAGCACAGACTCAGTGCTCCGTGACGCAGAGTCAGAATCGCTGCATCGAGAAAGAATCCAGATGAGGCCTGCCACATCTCGAAATAACATGGAGTGTATAGTGTGTGAAGATGATAAAAATATTGACATAGAAAGTCCCCATGAAACTAGTCAGGCGAAGGCAGATGATTCAACGAGCTCTGACTCTGACGACGAGGATGAACCACACTCTAAACCCGCAGGCATGTGTCCAAATGATCTAGAATGGGAGAAGGCAGATGATTCAACGAGCTCTGACACTGACGACGAGGATGAAACGTACTCTAAACCTCCAGACGTGCGTGATGATCCAGAATATAATTCAGAATCGGATAGTGGCTCAGATTCAAGTGCAACTAACTGTTCCAGTGACTCTTCCAACAATCCACTCTCTAAAATAACCCCAAAAACCCTCCCTAAACTTGATAGTTCAGTTTGTTCTACATGTGGCAGAGGGCCATTTAGGTCACTTAAGCTCCATTTGCGACACTGTAGTCGTGTAATGATAAAATATCAGTGTTCACTGTGCAAGACGCTTCTCCCAACGGAGACGTCTCTTAAACAACACTACATGTCTTTGTATTCCTGTGAAATCTGTGGCCAGGTTTTCTTTGACGAGAACTTGTACGATGACCACCAGTGTCCCAAGGGGCGCAACTTGCCTTTCGTCTTCTTTTGCTCTGAGTCGATGCCAAAAGAATGTAAGAGATGCAGTGCTTTTTTTACCTGTGAGAAAACTTTGTTAAATCATGTCACTAGATTTCACGCGTCGGTGGTAAGCTCCAAGTTCCGTGTTATTACCAATCCATTTGCGCTGACtaataaaaagcttttattaCCACGTGTCACTAGCACAGCTGCCCAGTCAGCCACTAGTAGTTCTGGGCGCATCCTGGTCTACAGCACTGCTACATGTCAAAATCCCAATGCAGTCAGACAGGTTGTTAATGTAAAGCTCTCTGTCGGCCAAACCTATGCTGGGTCCCTGTCCACTGTTGTGAAGTCCAGCCCTTCCTCTCATACAACATCCTCCTCCCACACAAGCATACCCCAAGCCCAGATATGCATGACTTCTGCTGCTGCACCTGTCAGATCAGGTCAGCCGACCAACCAGCCTTCATGTCTTTCTGCGCCATTATTTCTCCCTCCCAGTGCTACTGACTCAACTCCAGCCACCCCAGTCGCTCACCCTGCCTCCCCACCAATTCCTACCATTATGGCCCTTTTTGAGAATGACAGCCGCAACGTGGCTTTGATGAAGCGTATGAACACAGACTGGCGTTCCAAGGCCTCTTACCCCTGCAGGCAGTGTGGCGCCATCTTACGGCAGCCCTCCTACATCATCAGCCACCGCTACCTCCACCGAGGCCACCGATCACACCGGTGCAAGTGCGGCCGAGCCTTTAAGCACCAGCTGCACCTCCTGCGACATTGTGTTCAGCATGCGGAGGCCATGAGCTACATCTGTGTCAGCTGTGGGGAGAGTTTCACAGGAGCAAAACTCTTAGCTGAGCACATGGAGGGAAAATCACGGAAGAAATCCAATTCTTCGGGAAAGTGTAAAATACCCTTTACATGTGACTGTGGACAACTGTTTTTTAGACCCTCTGCTTATATATGGCATCAacttaaaaacaagacaaaaactaaacaatGGAAGAAGCCCTTGAAATGA
- the gckr gene encoding glucokinase regulatory protein isoform X1 has protein sequence MAGSDWTCGLSTMREWESPDYEPSLPVSEKSNPLTRDIDRASASHMVRMLQACDTQMFQEEAGTTYQRLLSDKVVKTMMEVAERVALILKDPQDSLVVLSGCGTSGRLAFLIASSFNRALRQLKQSSVYSYIIAGGDRALLSSQEAPEDDAKLGMLSLKKVCEGKRRVLFIGISCGLSAPFVAGQLDLCLQHPEVYTPVLVGFNPAHQARDEPIPGCTFTFHSVVQRMQELSKSQMAFLINPSVGPEGISGSSRMKGGSATKILLEVIMSAAHAAAFSHTPITHKGILQHLRAYEKTLDITYSQSEGITGLVEAAGQSLRCGRRVCYLGWGSLAVLGLIDASECNPTFGAAYEDIQGFVNGGYRELNNNDGPLTSLGPEFCIAHEDFLHQVLPSLNDQDTVLLIYTHSDDVSEVAKVARRVREKTSNLHAVYHQVDGDTAAALQDDINKLCLSTLKIAWPSPTSRSSLHMQWELSTKLVLNAVSTGAHVLKGKIYQNHMIDVQVTNSKLYRRATRLLQKLTGRPESQCEEALLKAVYRVDKLTGVITSSDMTTHTLTARNTTKVVPLALVCLLTSCSLMEAVSHLEQQPIVREAVEACLS, from the exons ATGGCGGGATCAGACTGGACTTGTGGTCTCTCCACTATGCGTGAATGGGAG TCCCCAGATTATGAGccgtcacttcctgtttctgagAAGTCAAACCCCCTGACGCGTGACATCGACAGAGCCTCAGCCAGTCATATGGTGAGGATGTTACAGGCCTGTGACACCCAGATGTTTCAGGAAGAGGCAGGAACCACTTACCAG AGGCTTTTGAGTGACAAAGTGGTGAAAACCATGATGGAGGTCGCTGAGAGAGTGGCGCTCATCCTCAAG GATCCTCAGGACAGCCTTGTTGTACTGAGCGGATGTGGGACTTCTGGTCGACTGGCTTTCCTTATCGCG tCAAGTTTCAACAGAGCACTGAGGCAGCTGAAGCAGAGTTCGGTCTATTCATACATCATTGCAGGAGGAGACAG AGCTCTGCTTTCCTCTCAAGAGGCTCCTGAAGACGACGCCAAACTGGGCATGCTCAGTCTGAAAAAG GTCTGTGAGGGGAAGAGGCGGGTCTTGTTCATTGGCATTTCCTGTGGATTATCT GCTCCATTTGTGGCAGGTCAGCTGGACCTCTGCCTGCAGCACCCTGAGGTCTACACTCCTGTACTCGTTGGCTTCAACCCTGCACATCAggccag ggaTGAGCCCATACCAGGCTGCACATTCACTTTTCACAGTGTGGTACAAAGGATGCAGGAGCTTTCCAAAAGTCAGATGGCCTTCCTCATCAACCCATCAGTTGGG ccaGAAGGCATCAGTGGCTCCTCCAGAATGAAAGGAGGCAGTGCCACTAAGATTCTCCTGGAGGTTATCATGTCCGCTGCTCATGCTGCTGccttctcacacacacccatcaCACACAA GGGCATCCTGCAGCATTTGAGAGCATATGAGAAAACTCTGGATATCACGTACTCTCAGAGTGAGGGGATAACTGGTCTGGTGGAGGCAGCTGGGCAGAG TTTACGCTGTGGGAGGCGTGTGTGTTACCTGGGCTGGGGCTCTCTGGCTGTGCTGGGCCTCATCGACGCCAGTGAGTGTAACCCCACGTTCGGAGCAG cctACGAAGATATTCAAGGTTTCGTGAATGGAGGATACAGAGAGCTGAACAACAATGACGGTCCGCTTACTTCACTG gGTCCTGAGTTTTGCATAGCACATGAGGATTTTCTGCATCAAGTCCTGCCCTCTCTCAATGACCAGGACACCGTTCTACTTATCTACACACACTCAG ATGACGTCAGTGAAGTGGCAAAGGTGGCACgcagagtgagagaaaagacATCCAACCTCCATGCAGTTTATCATCAGGTTGACGGagacactgctgctgctttacaa GATGACATCAATAAATTGTGTTTATCCACACTAAAAATCGCTTGGCCGTCACCTACTTCAAGGAGCTCACTACACATG CAGTGGGAGCTGTCCACTAAGCTGGTGCTGAACGCTGTGAGCACCGGTGCTCACGTCTTAAAGGGGAAGATTTACCAGAACCACATGATCGACGTGCAGGTCACCAACAGCAAACTCTACCGCAGAGCCACACGTTTACTCCAG AAGCTGACTGGTCGTCCTGAGTCCCAATGTGAGGAAGCACTTCTGAAGGCCGTCTACCGAGTGGACAAGTTGACTGGGGTCATAACGTCCTCTGacatgaccacacacacactcactgccaGAAACACAACCAAG GTGGTCCCTCTGGCTTTGGTCTGTTTGCTGACTAGTTGCTCTCTCATGGAGGCGGTGTCTCATTTGGAGCAACAGCCAATCGTGAGGGAGGCTGTGGAGGCATGCCTGTCATAA
- the gckr gene encoding glucokinase regulatory protein isoform X2, whose protein sequence is MAGSDWTCGLSTMREWESPDYEPSLPVSEKSNPLTRDIDRASASHMVRMLQACDTQMFQEEAGTTYQRLLSDKVVKTMMEVAERVALILKDPQDSLVVLSGCGTSGRLAFLIASSFNRALRQLKQSSVYSYIIAGGDRALLSSQEAPEDDAKLGMLSLKKVCEGKRRVLFIGISCGLSAPFVAGQLDLCLQHPEVYTPVLVGFNPAHQARDEPIPGCTFTFHSVVQRMQELSKSQMAFLINPSVGPEGISGSSRMKGGSATKILLEVIMSAAHAAAFSHTPITHKGILQHLRAYEKTLDITYSQSEGITGLVEAAGQSLRCGRRVCYLGWGSLAVLGLIDASECNPTFGAAYEDIQGFVNGGYRELNNNDGPLTSLGPEFCIAHEDFLHQVLPSLNDQDTVLLIYTHSDDVSEVAKVARRVREKTSNLHAVYHQVDGDTAAALQDDINKLCLSTLKIAWPSPTSRSSLHMWELSTKLVLNAVSTGAHVLKGKIYQNHMIDVQVTNSKLYRRATRLLQKLTGRPESQCEEALLKAVYRVDKLTGVITSSDMTTHTLTARNTTKVVPLALVCLLTSCSLMEAVSHLEQQPIVREAVEACLS, encoded by the exons ATGGCGGGATCAGACTGGACTTGTGGTCTCTCCACTATGCGTGAATGGGAG TCCCCAGATTATGAGccgtcacttcctgtttctgagAAGTCAAACCCCCTGACGCGTGACATCGACAGAGCCTCAGCCAGTCATATGGTGAGGATGTTACAGGCCTGTGACACCCAGATGTTTCAGGAAGAGGCAGGAACCACTTACCAG AGGCTTTTGAGTGACAAAGTGGTGAAAACCATGATGGAGGTCGCTGAGAGAGTGGCGCTCATCCTCAAG GATCCTCAGGACAGCCTTGTTGTACTGAGCGGATGTGGGACTTCTGGTCGACTGGCTTTCCTTATCGCG tCAAGTTTCAACAGAGCACTGAGGCAGCTGAAGCAGAGTTCGGTCTATTCATACATCATTGCAGGAGGAGACAG AGCTCTGCTTTCCTCTCAAGAGGCTCCTGAAGACGACGCCAAACTGGGCATGCTCAGTCTGAAAAAG GTCTGTGAGGGGAAGAGGCGGGTCTTGTTCATTGGCATTTCCTGTGGATTATCT GCTCCATTTGTGGCAGGTCAGCTGGACCTCTGCCTGCAGCACCCTGAGGTCTACACTCCTGTACTCGTTGGCTTCAACCCTGCACATCAggccag ggaTGAGCCCATACCAGGCTGCACATTCACTTTTCACAGTGTGGTACAAAGGATGCAGGAGCTTTCCAAAAGTCAGATGGCCTTCCTCATCAACCCATCAGTTGGG ccaGAAGGCATCAGTGGCTCCTCCAGAATGAAAGGAGGCAGTGCCACTAAGATTCTCCTGGAGGTTATCATGTCCGCTGCTCATGCTGCTGccttctcacacacacccatcaCACACAA GGGCATCCTGCAGCATTTGAGAGCATATGAGAAAACTCTGGATATCACGTACTCTCAGAGTGAGGGGATAACTGGTCTGGTGGAGGCAGCTGGGCAGAG TTTACGCTGTGGGAGGCGTGTGTGTTACCTGGGCTGGGGCTCTCTGGCTGTGCTGGGCCTCATCGACGCCAGTGAGTGTAACCCCACGTTCGGAGCAG cctACGAAGATATTCAAGGTTTCGTGAATGGAGGATACAGAGAGCTGAACAACAATGACGGTCCGCTTACTTCACTG gGTCCTGAGTTTTGCATAGCACATGAGGATTTTCTGCATCAAGTCCTGCCCTCTCTCAATGACCAGGACACCGTTCTACTTATCTACACACACTCAG ATGACGTCAGTGAAGTGGCAAAGGTGGCACgcagagtgagagaaaagacATCCAACCTCCATGCAGTTTATCATCAGGTTGACGGagacactgctgctgctttacaa GATGACATCAATAAATTGTGTTTATCCACACTAAAAATCGCTTGGCCGTCACCTACTTCAAGGAGCTCACTACACATG TGGGAGCTGTCCACTAAGCTGGTGCTGAACGCTGTGAGCACCGGTGCTCACGTCTTAAAGGGGAAGATTTACCAGAACCACATGATCGACGTGCAGGTCACCAACAGCAAACTCTACCGCAGAGCCACACGTTTACTCCAG AAGCTGACTGGTCGTCCTGAGTCCCAATGTGAGGAAGCACTTCTGAAGGCCGTCTACCGAGTGGACAAGTTGACTGGGGTCATAACGTCCTCTGacatgaccacacacacactcactgccaGAAACACAACCAAG GTGGTCCCTCTGGCTTTGGTCTGTTTGCTGACTAGTTGCTCTCTCATGGAGGCGGTGTCTCATTTGGAGCAACAGCCAATCGTGAGGGAGGCTGTGGAGGCATGCCTGTCATAA